Part of the Engraulis encrasicolus isolate BLACKSEA-1 chromosome 23, IST_EnEncr_1.0, whole genome shotgun sequence genome is shown below.
tgtttcccatacattgaggaaactatggcggcccgccatagttaaaatttggccgccatagtttcgaaaatgtaaaaaaaaaaaaaaaaaaaacattttttttttttacgatttccgtgtttgttaaaaaagatttgaattacgatttccttcgcatttttctcctggagtaaatacatcccatagagaaaaccacaagtgcttgaaagacagagggatcaaaagcctagtcaagttgttgtagttaacttgggtttgggagcaataataaaaaaaaaaacttcagagaagggacagtagggatgagtttactaacactccccaggctttgttttacagttgtaatgagttaggtgacaggccttcattgacacggcagaggttatgtagccttatttctcaaaatataaatggctgaaatgtaggcctaggcctatagtttctccatgcgccaatgtcatactgtactcattgttttgccattttgcatttacaatcGTGAatacagccccccaccccccccccccgcccaaggcccgcgtgaaaagacgaccccccccccccacccccacccccccggaaaaaaaaaatcccggctgcccccatagtttccaaaatttctgtgggaaacactggattgattaaagttgcgctctcgcgcagaattcgcgggaattcattgaagttgcgaaaaacgacgcgatcgcaacatcgcgatttcctggagggactggttagAACCTAGAGCAGGTTACTTTGGAGTGCATGACTTACCCCGTCTCTGTAGACTGCAATAGTGTCTTACCCTCTTTCTTTAGGTTACATTGGAGTGCATGACTTACCCTGTCTCTGAAGAATGCAGTAGTGTATTACTACCCTCTCTCTTTAGGTTACTTTGGAGTGCATGGCTTACCCTGTCTCTGTAGACTGCATTGGAGTGCAGAGCTGCGTGTAGCAAGCGGAACTCTCTGGCAGAAGAGGCCTTATTCACCGGCTctgaagaggaagaaggaaagaaagaggggaggaaggaagggtAGAAGGAATGAAGGAAAGGTAGAGCAACGAAACAGAGCATCAATGGATCAATTCAGTTTCATAACCCACACCGTAAACTATCGGGGCACAGCTGCCCCAGTTGATTAATCACTGTaggaggaaaataaataaataaataaaaagtctaAGTCATTTATTTCAGGCCGTCCCATCCCTCACCTGAATTGGCAGCAGGCTCCGCCCAGGATTTCCTGAGTATGTGTAGCGTGGAGCCGGAAAGGATGCCGTAGGAGTCCAGAGTCTGCTCATCCTTCAGCTTGCGGCCGCAGTGCACAAATTCTGGATAGCAAAGACACGGAACATGATATTATACTATTGATGCAATACTATAATGTCTGTCTTTAAAAGCTTTTTAGTCCCGTTGTTTATTTTTCAGCTTCGTTGTAACGAGAACAGTTGGCTATAAAGGCAGTAGCCTAGGTAATGGTAAGATGATATGGCTGTTTGACATGCTGTctcagtgtaacggaggctaactagcagagttggcgtggaacgttggtaaacctccctcccgaaagcctcatacagtgttgatgccgttgggctggaggactggtcctttagtccagcggtatcgtactgtgcctcccatttccgaaccgatgtagttgacaaggtgaCAGGTTCTTGCCCCCGAGGGGGAAGGATTGTGCAACACCTCCGTCACATTAGGTGCCTGTTTAGGTTATGAATGGCAAAATGTACCCCCTTAACGGGCAACTTTCTGCCACTGGGACACTGAAAAAAACTTAACTATGACAGTGTAGGCCtaaggggcctttagtaatacattagccgaacagctcatttataacaggggtagaaTAAAACACATTGATCCCAAAAACGAAAGCTGGAGTACTGAGTCTTGaaacatgatgtaggcctacaaacagcAATGTAAAggaaataaaagtacaatgacTGAACTGgtagaaaatgaaagagaaaggggaaagtGGCAAGTGAAAAGGCCATCAACAAACGTCAACAATTGCCAGATATTCACGTACCTATTAGTTCTGGGTCTGGTATGGTTTCGGACAGTTGGGCCGCGACCAGTTGCTTCAAAGTGGCGATTCTGTAGCCACCGGGAGGAACGTCTCCTGGTTCTGCTTCGGGGAACTGAAAGAGAAGCTTGGGCTGGTCCACCACTTTCAACGACAGGTGCCAGTCCGTTGTTGCCATAGCCCCTTTGGAAACTGTAAATGAGAGGAAATACCTGAGTCATATTAGATGCAGTGATCAAATCCAACAGTCATCTTTATGGAAGAGCGCCTGCCCTACAATTAGTTTTTCCAGACATGCGAGATCAAATCTCTCGTCTGTTATCCGACAATCAAGGTTTGTGTATTGATAAGGTAAGCATGTTGCCAATCGAATCAATATGGCAGAATCGTTATGAACGTCTCCTTACAAAAGAAAACAGGCAATGGTGCTAAGTTTGAGATAGCCAGTCACTAAGGGCTATGTGtgccatttctggaaagcattgACTGTTTACACTTCCTTATACATTAAAACACATAATGAGCTCAATCTAGATACAATTAGAACACAAAATAGTCGTATATTACCTGTGCAATTTAACAAATCAGTTATTGGGAAAACAATCGGCTGTGTCTCTGACGCCTCGTTTCCGTGTTTGGTCATGTGACAGAAGAACTAATTTCCGATTGGCGAGAAACCTACCCGCGGTGGTTGATGGGAAGAACTGACAACACTGCCCAAGCCCATTCCGCCCATAGATGTGTATAaaagtcttctatacacatctatgattCCGCCACTTCTGCACTGCTCACAAtataatgaagagagagaaaagttgaGAAGGACTGTTAAGACACCTCTAACACTACAGAGCTTGTTGAGTGCACCCCAAGTGTCAGCAATAGTTAGGTTCCTGAGTGAGACAGGACTTGCAGAAAGGATTTGAACACCACATTGCacttttgattatttatttaagctatgatgatatttatttatttattttgttattaccccttttttgttttgtttttccccttGTGATATAATCAGCGAGTATGTAGTTAAATCCCAAAAGGATCACACCTCAGCCCAGTAGGTGGCGGTAATACACTTTGTTTGTAAACCGCCAATAACCCTtaccgaagaagaagaagaagaagtatgattccgcctgcctgatccgttcccttatgactttcacgttttaaatgtttattttgcagccggcAGAACATTAACTCAAAGatatatgttatatatttatattatatctttactttatatcgttgttttacatcaaacgagtagcaacagtatctctggtccggtcttttgtcactctaatcagctgctgtgatagacaacactagttgtctaggctacctgttgtctTAGCGACGCCAGCTGCTTTTCACACTAGTCGGTGCGTAGTTGCTATCTCTAGCCTGCAATGGATTTGAATGAGCtgaaaagagaaatggaggaggaggacacctgCGACAAAAGGCACAAGATGTTGAATGAAGCCGAAATACAAAAAATTGAGGAGGAACGACACGAGTTAAATACCAAAAGAAGCACTACGTGGGCGACATCAGTGTTCAACGACTGGCTGAAGGAGACGGGTAGGCCTAGCACTACAGAATATGGAGCTGAACAGTTAAATGGACTGCTTCGTTCGTTTTATCCTTCCGTTCAGACGACAAAGGGTCAGCCTTATTCCATCGCTAGTTACCTGTCACTGAGAGCGGGCATAGCTCGCAATTTCCAAGAGTTCAACATCCTAACAAACGAAAAGTTTAAGAGCAGCAATGACGTATTTAAGTCCATAATCAAAAAGATGAGGAAGGAAGGCAAAGACATCAGCCAACATCATCCTGCAATATCTCCCCCAGACCTGCAGCTCCTCAGAACAACGGAGATACTCTCACCTAATACTGCATATGGCCTTGTCCGCAAAGTATGGTTCGACGTTCAGCTCCATCTCgccaggagaggaagggagggcaaCCGAGGTTTAACCAAAGATTCGTTTGTCATACAAAACGATGAAAATGGAAACGAGTACGTGTCACTGGCATACAACGCCGATACAAAAAACCACAAGGACGCAAAAGACCCCTCAAAATCAAATTACAGTGGCTTCATGTTTGCGGAACCAGACAATCCCGCCTGTCCCGTCAAGAGCTTCAAGAaatatctgtctctctgcccccccaaTGCCACGGCGTTTTATCTACATCCCTTAAAAAAGGACCAGCATATCCTCAATCAACAACCAATATGGTACTCTAGAGAGCCAATGGGTAGTAATTACCTCGGGCAACTTTTGCCACAAATAAGTCAGGCAGCAGGGCTTTCTCAGAGATACACTAACCACAGCCTTCGCAGCACAGctgtccacctcctctcccaGGCTGGTTTGGAGGCTAGAGAAATCATGCCCGTGACTGGACACAGATGTGAGTCGAGCCTGCGGAGTTATCGGACCCCATCCCTCACGGAGAGAGAAAAGCGGAGCAGGGAACTCTCTTCGGACAGCGCAGGTAAGCTTACGTGTAAACttggctacagtagcctatttgtgttgTGATCAGGCTAATATGAATCAATatgggaggtagatggacactcccaactgagatcgctcccggacgtgtagtcccaggtgtttctatcactcccggacgtgtagtcccacccgattatatttcacgtattatcatacactgccacatacaagcaatttagggttagggttagggttaggaacactgacttgtatactatagaagtcagtggaacaaaaaactaacatcaaaaagataactagctccgttatatggcggtgggatcgatagtctggctagtgggagcgcgCCGAccagggagcgtcctgcgttgggagcgacaatcagggaatcatagaatattgtgctctgaatagtcagttggttagctggccagttggtgaccttattagCGTTTCTGTAACGGTTATACATTgttataaaacagacagtttaaaacgcaaacttcctcttgcaaaataaacacttaaaacgagaaagtaaaaaaataacGGAACAAATCATgcaatttctcttccgtatacgtcatactgcgcatgtgcagtgtgcaaagggaacggatcgggcaggcaGAACCCGTTGGCACCGACACCCATGACAAAAGCAGCACCGTTTTATGAGCTGTGAAGGAATTGAGGGCAAAACGAGGAGGCGAGAAGTTGCTCTGTTGGTAGTGCTAACCGTACTATTTGGGAACAAGCATATTCTCAGGAACAGAAGAAAGGAGATTGTGGTTTCACGACAGATTGTTAAAACATTCGTTGTAATGGCTTTTCACCCCGCCCCCGTGGCCATTTTGGGAGTCAGCAGTTGACACTGGATGGTGCAGGTCGCCAAAGTTTCTCTGTTAAAAACACGTCTGGGTGAGATTGTGCGATGTCTCAAAGCTGTTGTGTGGAGAACTGCAACAGCAGACGGTTCGACAAAAGTGGGAACAGAACTGGCATCCGTTTTTTCCGCTTTCCTCGTTGGAAAAGGCACCATGGCGAGCAGGCATCCGATGTGTCCAAGAGACGTCAGCTGGCCTGGTTGGCTGCTGTTAGAAGAAAGGATTTCTCTTTTGACAAAATTCCTGGCACTACGAGAATCTGTTCTCTGCATTTTGTCCACGGTAATCTCTCAAACCCTGGTGTTAGATGTCAGTTGTTGTTGTTAGTACACATGTTATGTTTCTTAGTGCATGGCCATGTTATGTTGCTTAGTGCTACATGCTTGGACTGTATTACTTTTAGAAGTCTTGTGATGGACATGTTTAATGCAGCTTTAGGTGCAATGGAGGCCTACTAGTTCATTTCCGGAATATGTATTGTTTTGGAAGTCTTCTGTTGTGACTATCTGACTTAGCCTACTATGTCAAAATACCCATTACTGTGCCATGACAATTTGACAATTTGCCAAGAACATACCGTGGAAGGTTCCatataattcattcattcattcatgcatgcattgtTACGGGGTTGTACAAATACTCACTACAaggtaactgtaggcctatgtcactttggataaaggcgtCACTGTAGTCTAGAAAAACTAACTTAATGCAATACAATGCTTTGCACTTCAGGTGAGCCATCGTATGAGATGCTGGAGCATCACCCTGATTGGAAGCCATCTTTGCTGTTGGGCCACAGCGACGATCAGGTGCCTGACGAAGGAAGGCCTAAGCAAAAACCCACAGCAAAaacgaagcagcagcagcagtggcacacATCACCACATGAAAACCTGTATGGTGAACCGGTGGAGAACCCAGAAGACCTGGATGCTATAGGTGTGTTCAAAGCATCAACTCAATccattcaattctttatttgcatcagacacaaacacgcatggtCCATATATCAggtaaacaacagcaaaaaaaatacaaagcaAGAGAAGTTAAGAAATAGGagatcaaataaaaataaaagatagGGTACACACCCTGAAGGGGGTACACACCCATCAGACATATAGGCAGTCTCTCCAGTGTCGTctaagcttggaggagaacctcacagaGCTCTTTGCTGAGGACTCActagggtttgaataatgctGTTATGAGAGCAGTCCAATCTGCACATGAGCTTATATAACATTTCTCAAGACTGTATCACA
Proteins encoded:
- the LOC134440477 gene encoding uncharacterized protein LOC134440477 isoform X1, which codes for MDLNELKREMEEEDTCDKRHKMLNEAEIQKIEEERHELNTKRSTTWATSVFNDWLKETGRPSTTEYGAEQLNGLLRSFYPSVQTTKGQPYSIASYLSLRAGIARNFQEFNILTNEKFKSSNDVFKSIIKKMRKEGKDISQHHPAISPPDLQLLRTTEILSPNTAYGLVRKVWFDVQLHLARRGREGNRGLTKDSFVIQNDENGNEYVSLAYNADTKNHKDAKDPSKSNYSGFMFAEPDNPACPVKSFKKYLSLCPPNATAFYLHPLKKDQHILNQQPIWYSREPMGSNYLGQLLPQISQAAGLSQRYTNHSLRSTAVHLLSQAGLEAREIMPVTGHRCESSLRSYRTPSLTEREKRSRELSSDSAGEPSYEMLEHHPDWKPSLLLGHSDDQVPDEGRPKQKPTAKTKQQQQWHTSPHENLYGEPVENPEDLDAIGEPAYEVDEAGPDWTCPIMHIDSEGETVPFTEEVHSINRPTEQTRQGTLTCESEDEGRRGESHRDEGRDEGRDEGRSSWEQATAEALRKLKAAGVTPTTEETAQIIMGSLKDANDALHAQTCTLRTQLETARCKHQQQIWALHEKLRLKAVGVAPYGTSSSSTAETSQVIIASLKDENGSLHRQAAKLQAQLKEEQLKHEQEVQALHDIIEAIQQDSLQPMQHWRLDILQNRRHGQPVRVPGTRSTTLRSQLDTERSEHRQEVLHLHEKLEAMQRSMEDMQQRMQTMEHARGGYRQQRMQISKESE
- the LOC134440477 gene encoding uncharacterized protein LOC134440477 isoform X2 — its product is MDLNELKREMEEEDTCDKRHKMLNEAEIQKIEEERHELNTKRSTTWATSVFNDWLKETGRPSTTEYGAEQLNGLLRSFYPSVQTTKGQPYSIASYLSLRAGIARNFQEFNILTNEKFKSSNDVFKSIIKKMRKEGKDISQHHPAISPPDLQLLRTTEILSPNTAYGLVRKVWFDVQLHLARRGREGNRGLTKDSFVIQNDENGNEYVSLAYNADTKNHKDAKDPSKSNYSGFMFAEPDNPACPVKSFKKYLSLCPPNATAFYLHPLKKDQHILNQQPIWYSREPMGSNYLGQLLPQISQAAGLSQRYTNHSLRSTAVHLLSQAGLEAREIMPVTGHRCESSLRSYRTPSLTEREKRSRELSSDSAGEPSYEMLEHHPDWKPSLLLGHSDDQVPDEGRPKQKPTAKTKQQQQWHTSPHENLYGEPVENPEDLDAIGEPAYEVDEAGPDWTCPIMHIDSEGETVPFTEEVHSINRPTEQTRQGTLTCESEDEGRRGESHRDEGRDEGRSSWEQATAEALRKLKAAGVTPTTEETAQIIMGSLKDANDALHAQTCTLRTQLETARCKHQQQIWALHEKLRLKAVGVAPYGTSSSSTAETSQVIIASLKDENGSLHRQAAKLQAQLKEEQLKHEQEVQALHDIIEAIQQDSLQPMQHWRLDILQNRRHGQPVRVPGTRSTTLRSQLDTERSEHRQEVLHLHEKLEAMQRSMEDMQQRMQTMEHARGGYRQQRMQISKESE